One region of Dissulfurirhabdus thermomarina genomic DNA includes:
- a CDS encoding nucleoside-triphosphatase, whose product MTPPPRHLLVTGLPGSGKTTLVRRLAEVFLPYRPAGFYTEEVRKQGARQGFRLVGLDGSEGMLAHRKFKGPPRVGRYGVDLSGFEAFLARLRLAEGAAPLVFLDEIGRMECLSPAFARLVEDLLGGPRVVVATVAAKGGGLIAAVKRRPDVRLLRVEARRREAAFLEAVRRVRELLDRRGG is encoded by the coding sequence GTGACGCCGCCTCCCCGCCACCTCCTCGTCACGGGCCTTCCCGGCAGCGGGAAGACCACCCTCGTCCGGCGGCTGGCCGAGGTCTTCCTCCCCTACCGCCCCGCGGGCTTCTACACCGAGGAGGTCCGGAAGCAGGGCGCCCGGCAGGGCTTCCGCCTGGTGGGGCTCGACGGCTCGGAGGGGATGCTCGCCCACCGGAAGTTCAAGGGCCCGCCCAGGGTCGGCCGCTACGGGGTGGATCTCTCCGGCTTCGAGGCCTTCCTGGCCCGCCTCCGGCTGGCGGAGGGCGCCGCCCCGCTGGTCTTCCTGGACGAGATCGGGCGGATGGAATGTCTCTCCCCCGCCTTCGCCCGGCTGGTGGAAGATCTCCTCGGCGGCCCCCGGGTGGTGGTGGCCACGGTGGCGGCGAAGGGCGGCGGCCTCATCGCGGCGGTGAAGCGACGCCCCGACGTCCGGCTCCTCCGGGTCGAGGCCCGCCGCCGGGAGGCGGCCTTCCTCGAGGCCGTCCGCCGGGTCCGCGAACTCCTCGACCGCCGGGGCGGGTGA
- a CDS encoding alpha/beta fold hydrolase → MDAAHRCRCIPLPDGRRIGAAEYGDPAGRPVFYFHGFPGSRIEARLAHEAAARAGIRLVALDRPGYGASDPQPGRTLHDWAEDVARCADALGLSRFAVLGLSGGGPYAAAVAAALPGRVRAAGLLSPLGPAHLPELARAMRRHQRLGFAAARRAPGLTAALAVPVVAVTKRFERAAFALMAAALPPPDRAVLRGTPAAGILLASFREAVRPGAAGLASDLAIYARPWGLDPGKIRVPALVWHGGADRTVPPAMGRHLAAAIPGCRARLFPGEGHFSLAVRHMDEILADLAAAAGRGPR, encoded by the coding sequence ATGGACGCCGCCCACCGCTGCCGCTGCATCCCCCTCCCGGACGGACGCCGGATCGGGGCCGCGGAATACGGCGACCCCGCCGGCCGGCCGGTCTTCTACTTCCACGGCTTTCCGGGGTCTCGGATCGAGGCCCGCCTCGCCCACGAGGCGGCCGCCCGGGCCGGGATCCGCCTGGTGGCCCTCGACCGGCCGGGATACGGGGCCTCGGATCCGCAGCCCGGCCGCACCCTCCACGACTGGGCCGAAGACGTGGCCCGGTGCGCCGACGCCCTGGGCCTTTCCCGGTTCGCCGTCCTCGGCCTCTCGGGCGGCGGTCCCTACGCCGCGGCGGTCGCAGCCGCCCTCCCCGGCCGCGTGCGTGCTGCCGGTCTGCTCTCCCCCCTCGGCCCCGCGCACCTGCCGGAGCTCGCCCGGGCCATGCGCCGCCACCAGCGCCTCGGTTTCGCCGCGGCCCGACGGGCCCCGGGGCTCACGGCGGCGCTCGCGGTCCCCGTGGTGGCGGTGACGAAGCGCTTCGAACGGGCGGCCTTCGCCCTCATGGCGGCGGCGCTTCCGCCGCCGGACCGGGCCGTCCTGCGCGGAACGCCCGCCGCCGGGATCCTCCTCGCCTCCTTCCGGGAGGCCGTCCGCCCCGGGGCGGCGGGCCTCGCCTCGGACCTCGCGATCTACGCCCGCCCCTGGGGCCTCGACCCCGGAAAGATCCGCGTCCCGGCGCTGGTCTGGCACGGCGGGGCGGACCGGACGGTGCCACCCGCCATGGGCCGCCACCTGGCCGCGGCCATCCCGGGCTGCCGGGCCCGCCTCTTCCCCGGGGAAGGCCACTTCTCCCTCGCCGTCCGGCACATGGACGAGATCCTGGCGGACCTCGCGGCCGCCGCCGGCAGGGGGCCCCGGTGA
- a CDS encoding pilus assembly protein, translated as MHKHNLAKYLLSIFLFLSFVSGTALAATCGDYTQDPIFVTYGTAPNVLLILDNSGSMNEFAYHEVPGCREGGTRAWTGYDEGKAYYGIFNPDRIYKYDNTHHYFYEVGDTVDDPSTPITERAVCLAANCTVRAFSGNWLNWWTMRRIDVAKKVLTGGRLAGDASEYVLIGTQKDRDDRRIFNDYASSDTPPSPNYVPPAKNVYYTPFRQGIYSYFTDSATRNPGGDAVPAFNVQGAVFDGPSDMTGATCIARTVDLSSNPIFENEAETDGTYFVAVKVPTRPQGVVQQLQDQVRFGYMRFNYGRGPAEGYGAGEDGGTVLHYVGDNTTVTTPQGDVVLDMIQTINNQQGTTWTPLAETLNEAMRYFKQKTPAYGTGHYTVSTTWDPYYFDGDYQECARSFILYVSDGEATQDSGVKSCTDPTDAQCVDATFQGDSGADLFDDIAFKIHREDLRPEATLPGNQTIDLYTVFCFDDSATAKDAMKRAARAGGFEDLDGDGQPYGNGLSACSGPLPHPTGCAEWDKDGDGVPDNYFEAQDGNQMAAAILGALTKILQQASSGTSSSVVAASRGGEGTIYQAIFYPRRQGVVGTTFHQVKWVGDVRALLLDKRGQIYEDTNQNQQLDPVDDRIIYYYDTAKEDTRVCVNGTIAANGTCRGKSKGLDEVHYLWSAADWLNNLPPGNVDLNRPLYDHNSRERYIFTWIDMDNDGVVDRGGACNEVIAFEKRYPTNKWNVDLPPSCFAANRGPVNLDFAAATLDEVNDIISWVRGEEGLPGMRSRMAWVDADKDGSLESEVPWRLGDVVHSSPMVVSRPAENYHLLYNDRTYAVFARQYRNRRYVIYFGGNDGMLHAVNGGFYNPAEGKYCQHINPAGKCENSSFELGAELWAYVPTNLLPHLKCLTQPDYRHKFYVDLRPRIFDVRIFPEDADHPYGWGTILVGGLRFGGGKIRYGELDLDQDGTPDYPADNRESISSYFVLDITNPEKPPVLLGEMTRTIGGNETDLGYSTVIPTMIPMKDGNETHWYLVLGSGPTAVNGTSTQRGRLAVFPLDRLTATPQGAFRVPDAPPSFMDEAGRFELPDNASFVSDPITIDLELRPDYKADAVYFGTVSGDFGSWGGKLYRLVTRDVNATTGQQRLTKPYEWAGLLSPMPNPVPLLDAGAPITAAPTVATDGRRFWVYFGTGRYFDPVLDKFDTSTQAFYGVMEPTTPAGGTHLTWETVSLNGTPGAAFGQRGLVRTDQILVESNSSAWLSDLSCKDGTTDCLPDLPSNSTLKVDTFAGLAGYVTGYRDGWYRLLTEPGERSLNQAALLRGALLYTTYQPTMDPCVTLGDNYIYGLYYQTGTPWYKPIFGPLYVDINRNVIERLKRKGLPTPPSLNSRGDKAFVQTDRGVILEIDMPNTPLEDQKSSRVNWREITDE; from the coding sequence GTGCATAAACACAACCTCGCGAAATACCTGCTGTCGATCTTCCTCTTCCTCTCCTTCGTGTCTGGGACCGCCCTGGCCGCCACGTGCGGCGACTATACCCAGGATCCGATCTTCGTGACCTACGGCACCGCTCCGAACGTCCTCCTCATCCTCGACAACTCCGGCAGCATGAACGAATTCGCCTACCACGAAGTGCCCGGGTGCAGGGAAGGCGGCACCCGTGCCTGGACCGGCTACGACGAAGGAAAGGCCTACTACGGCATCTTCAACCCGGACCGGATCTACAAGTACGACAACACCCACCACTATTTCTACGAAGTCGGAGACACGGTGGACGATCCCTCCACCCCGATCACGGAGCGCGCCGTCTGTCTCGCCGCCAACTGCACGGTTCGGGCCTTCTCGGGCAACTGGCTGAACTGGTGGACCATGCGGCGCATCGACGTGGCGAAGAAGGTCCTCACCGGGGGCCGCCTGGCCGGAGACGCCAGCGAGTACGTCCTGATCGGGACACAGAAGGACCGGGACGATCGTCGCATCTTCAACGACTATGCGAGTTCCGACACACCACCTAGCCCGAACTACGTCCCGCCCGCAAAGAACGTTTATTACACCCCCTTCCGCCAGGGCATCTACTCCTACTTTACGGATTCGGCCACCAGGAACCCCGGCGGTGACGCCGTTCCGGCCTTCAACGTCCAAGGCGCCGTTTTCGATGGCCCCTCCGACATGACCGGGGCAACCTGCATCGCCCGTACGGTGGACCTCAGCTCCAACCCCATCTTCGAGAACGAGGCCGAAACCGACGGGACCTACTTCGTGGCGGTCAAAGTGCCCACCCGCCCACAGGGCGTGGTCCAGCAGCTCCAGGACCAGGTCCGCTTCGGCTACATGCGGTTCAACTACGGACGCGGCCCCGCCGAGGGTTACGGAGCCGGCGAGGACGGCGGCACCGTGCTCCACTACGTCGGCGACAACACCACCGTGACCACTCCCCAGGGGGACGTCGTCCTGGACATGATCCAGACCATCAACAACCAGCAAGGCACCACCTGGACCCCCCTGGCCGAGACCCTGAACGAGGCCATGCGGTACTTCAAGCAGAAGACCCCTGCCTACGGCACGGGCCACTACACGGTCAGCACCACCTGGGACCCCTACTACTTCGACGGCGACTACCAGGAGTGCGCCCGATCCTTCATCCTCTACGTCTCCGACGGGGAGGCCACCCAGGACAGCGGCGTCAAGTCCTGCACCGACCCCACCGACGCCCAGTGCGTGGACGCCACCTTCCAGGGCGACAGCGGAGCGGACCTCTTCGACGACATCGCCTTCAAGATCCACCGGGAAGACCTGCGGCCCGAGGCCACCCTCCCCGGCAACCAGACCATCGATCTCTACACGGTCTTTTGCTTCGATGACTCGGCCACCGCCAAGGACGCCATGAAGCGGGCCGCGCGGGCCGGCGGCTTCGAAGACCTGGACGGCGACGGTCAGCCTTACGGGAACGGCCTTTCGGCCTGCTCCGGCCCCCTCCCGCATCCCACCGGCTGCGCCGAGTGGGACAAGGACGGCGACGGCGTCCCGGACAACTACTTCGAGGCCCAGGACGGCAACCAGATGGCGGCGGCCATCCTGGGGGCCCTCACCAAGATCCTCCAGCAGGCCTCCTCCGGAACGTCTTCGTCGGTGGTGGCCGCCTCCCGGGGCGGTGAAGGCACCATCTACCAGGCCATCTTCTACCCCCGTCGCCAGGGTGTCGTCGGCACCACCTTCCACCAGGTGAAGTGGGTGGGGGACGTGCGGGCGCTGCTTCTCGACAAGCGGGGCCAGATCTACGAAGACACCAACCAGAACCAGCAGCTCGACCCGGTGGACGATCGCATCATCTACTACTACGACACCGCCAAGGAGGACACCCGGGTCTGCGTGAACGGCACCATCGCCGCCAACGGAACCTGCCGCGGCAAGAGCAAGGGCCTCGACGAGGTGCACTATCTCTGGTCCGCCGCCGACTGGCTGAACAACCTCCCCCCGGGGAACGTCGACCTCAACCGGCCGCTCTACGACCACAACTCCAGGGAACGCTACATCTTCACCTGGATCGACATGGACAACGACGGCGTGGTGGACCGGGGCGGCGCCTGTAACGAGGTCATCGCCTTCGAGAAACGTTATCCCACCAACAAGTGGAACGTGGATCTCCCGCCGTCCTGCTTCGCCGCCAATCGGGGCCCGGTGAACCTCGACTTCGCTGCGGCCACGCTGGACGAAGTGAATGACATCATCAGCTGGGTCCGGGGCGAGGAGGGTCTCCCCGGGATGCGCTCCCGCATGGCCTGGGTGGACGCCGACAAGGACGGCTCGCTGGAAAGCGAAGTCCCCTGGCGCCTCGGCGACGTCGTCCACTCCTCTCCCATGGTGGTGAGCCGCCCTGCGGAGAACTACCACCTCCTCTACAACGACCGGACCTACGCCGTCTTCGCCCGCCAGTACCGGAACCGCCGCTACGTCATCTACTTCGGCGGCAACGACGGCATGCTCCACGCGGTGAACGGCGGTTTCTACAACCCCGCCGAGGGGAAGTACTGCCAGCACATCAACCCGGCGGGCAAGTGCGAAAACAGCAGCTTCGAGCTGGGGGCGGAGCTCTGGGCCTACGTGCCCACCAACCTCCTGCCCCACTTGAAGTGCCTGACGCAACCCGATTACCGGCACAAGTTCTACGTGGACCTCCGGCCCCGCATCTTCGACGTCCGGATCTTCCCGGAAGACGCCGATCATCCCTACGGTTGGGGCACCATCCTCGTCGGCGGCCTCCGCTTCGGCGGCGGCAAGATCCGCTACGGCGAACTCGACCTCGACCAGGACGGGACACCCGACTATCCGGCCGATAACAGGGAATCCATCTCTTCCTACTTCGTCCTTGACATCACGAACCCCGAAAAGCCGCCGGTCCTCCTCGGCGAGATGACCCGAACGATAGGCGGCAACGAGACCGACCTAGGCTACTCCACCGTCATTCCGACCATGATCCCGATGAAGGACGGCAACGAGACCCACTGGTACCTGGTCCTTGGAAGCGGCCCCACCGCGGTCAACGGCACCAGCACCCAGCGGGGCAGGCTCGCGGTCTTCCCCCTCGACCGTCTCACCGCCACGCCGCAGGGGGCCTTCCGGGTACCCGACGCCCCGCCTTCCTTCATGGACGAGGCCGGTCGTTTCGAACTCCCGGACAACGCCTCCTTCGTGTCGGATCCCATCACCATCGACCTGGAGCTCCGCCCTGACTACAAGGCGGACGCGGTCTACTTCGGTACCGTTTCCGGCGACTTCGGATCCTGGGGCGGGAAGCTCTATCGCCTGGTGACGCGGGACGTGAACGCCACCACCGGCCAGCAGCGGCTCACCAAGCCCTACGAGTGGGCCGGGCTCTTGTCGCCCATGCCCAACCCCGTCCCGCTCCTGGATGCCGGGGCGCCCATCACCGCGGCGCCCACTGTGGCCACGGACGGCCGGAGGTTCTGGGTCTACTTCGGGACCGGCCGCTACTTCGACCCGGTGCTCGACAAGTTCGACACCAGTACCCAGGCCTTCTACGGGGTCATGGAGCCGACCACCCCGGCGGGCGGTACCCACCTCACGTGGGAGACCGTCTCCCTCAACGGAACGCCGGGCGCCGCCTTCGGCCAGCGAGGCCTCGTCCGGACCGACCAGATCCTGGTGGAATCCAATTCCTCCGCCTGGCTGAGCGACCTCTCGTGCAAGGACGGCACCACCGATTGCCTGCCCGACCTCCCATCCAACAGCACCCTGAAGGTGGACACCTTCGCCGGCCTCGCCGGCTACGTGACGGGCTACCGTGACGGCTGGTACCGGCTGCTCACCGAGCCCGGGGAGCGCAGCCTCAATCAAGCCGCCCTGTTGCGGGGAGCCCTCCTCTACACAACCTATCAGCCGACCATGGACCCCTGCGTCACTCTGGGCGACAACTACATCTACGGCCTCTACTATCAAACCGGGACCCCCTGGTATAAACCCATCTTCGGGCCCCTCTATGTGGACATCAACAGGAACGTCATAGAACGCCTGAAGCGCAAGGGGCTTCCCACGCCGCCGAGTCTCAACAGCCGGGGCGACAAGGCCTTCGTCCAGACTGACAGGGGCGTGATCCTGGAGATCGACATGCCGAACACCCCGCTGGAAGACCAGAAATCGAGCCGGGTCAACTGGCGGGAGATCACCGACGAATAG
- the nadA gene encoding quinolinate synthase NadA: MTDTLVKEIRRLAAEKQAIILAHNYQPPEIQEVADLTGDSLELAIRASKTDARVIVFCGVHFMAETGATLCPDKRVLLPNPNAGCAMADMLTADELREAKAALPGVPVVTYVNSTAEVKAESDICCTSANAVQVVKSLGTPEVLMVPDRNLALWTQRHTSQKIHHLEGYCPVHDNLTAAAVAEARRAHPGAVVMAHPECPPEVIDAADVVRSTSGMLAYPGESDAGAFIVATETGLLHPLAKRYPQKRFYPASADMVCADMKLTTLADVRRALETGEPAVTVPEPVRVKALRAVERMIAVPRD, encoded by the coding sequence ATGACCGACACCCTGGTGAAAGAGATCCGCCGCCTGGCCGCCGAGAAGCAGGCCATCATCCTCGCCCACAACTACCAGCCCCCGGAGATCCAGGAGGTCGCCGACCTCACGGGCGACTCCCTGGAACTCGCCATCCGGGCCTCGAAGACCGACGCCCGCGTCATCGTCTTCTGCGGCGTCCACTTCATGGCGGAGACGGGCGCCACCCTCTGCCCGGACAAGCGGGTGCTGCTCCCCAACCCCAACGCCGGCTGCGCCATGGCCGACATGCTCACCGCCGACGAGCTCCGCGAGGCCAAGGCGGCCCTCCCCGGGGTACCCGTGGTCACCTACGTAAACTCCACGGCCGAGGTCAAGGCGGAAAGCGACATCTGCTGCACCTCGGCCAACGCCGTCCAGGTGGTGAAGTCGCTGGGGACCCCGGAGGTGCTCATGGTGCCCGACCGGAACCTCGCCCTCTGGACCCAGCGCCACACCTCCCAGAAGATCCACCACCTGGAGGGGTACTGCCCGGTCCACGACAACCTCACCGCCGCCGCCGTGGCCGAGGCCCGCCGGGCCCATCCCGGGGCGGTGGTCATGGCCCACCCCGAGTGCCCGCCGGAGGTCATCGACGCCGCCGACGTGGTCCGAAGCACCAGCGGCATGCTGGCCTACCCGGGCGAATCCGACGCCGGGGCATTCATCGTGGCCACGGAAACGGGGCTCCTCCACCCCCTGGCGAAGCGCTACCCGCAAAAGCGCTTCTACCCGGCCTCCGCCGACATGGTCTGCGCGGACATGAAGCTCACCACCCTGGCGGACGTCCGCCGGGCCCTCGAGACCGGGGAGCCCGCCGTCACGGTGCCGGAGCCGGTGCGGGTGAAGGCCCTCCGGGCCGTGGAGCGCATGATCGCCGTCCCGAGGGACTGA
- a CDS encoding LolA family protein — translation MRNDGIRLHGLAAGLALLALAAAGPAAAGPLPGADRLAALLQERYDETRTLSAAFRQETWPAGASRPVTAEGRVFFKRPDRMRWEYTAPERRLIVTEGADVFIYEPEAGQVLVLPRAEFLSSEVSRAFFFGKGRLADHFAIAPAAPDRPRADWTLRLTPRSPAAGAQRLWITLDPASHLIQEVWLEDALGGRTHIVFSGMDVNRRLDDGLFRFTPPDGVPVYRTGAP, via the coding sequence ATGAGAAACGACGGAATACGGCTCCATGGCCTCGCGGCGGGCCTCGCCCTCCTGGCCCTGGCGGCCGCCGGCCCGGCCGCCGCCGGGCCGCTCCCGGGTGCGGACCGCCTGGCGGCCCTCCTCCAGGAGCGCTACGACGAGACGCGGACCCTCTCGGCCGCCTTCCGGCAGGAGACCTGGCCGGCGGGGGCCTCCCGCCCCGTCACCGCGGAAGGCCGGGTCTTCTTCAAGCGCCCCGACCGCATGCGGTGGGAGTACACCGCCCCCGAGCGGCGGCTCATCGTGACGGAGGGGGCGGACGTCTTCATCTACGAGCCCGAGGCGGGGCAGGTCCTGGTGCTCCCGCGGGCGGAGTTTCTCTCCTCGGAGGTGAGCCGGGCATTCTTCTTCGGCAAGGGCCGGCTGGCCGACCACTTCGCCATCGCCCCGGCGGCGCCCGACCGCCCCCGGGCGGACTGGACCCTGCGCCTGACGCCCCGATCGCCAGCGGCCGGGGCGCAGCGGCTCTGGATCACCCTGGACCCGGCCTCCCACCTGATCCAAGAGGTCTGGCTGGAAGACGCCCTGGGCGGCCGGACCCACATCGTCTTCAGCGGCATGGACGTGAACCGGCGGCTCGACGACGGCCTCTTCCGGTTCACCCCGCCGGACGGGGTCCCGGTCTACCGGACCGGCGCCCCCTGA
- a CDS encoding FtsK/SpoIIIE family DNA translocase produces the protein MPRDDSRVRTASPAGERPFGAEILGLCLVALALFTLAALASYSPDDPAWNHPSLHAARNWMGPVGAHLAAFLRDVLGYAAYWVPVLFVGLALRAGWRRLAWTPSLPWMAGGWAAVVLATAGLLGLGTLGDAAGAGLPGGLAGWALARFLATWFGGAGAALLLLVALVAGLLAATPLTLARAWALLAALAARRPEPAGAPPRARSGGRRPPAPAGGEAASVPHIATPRPLPGPAEEGGDTEEFKVSPVTGAFRLPPLAFLETPPPAETEIAREEYLANAQALERRLHDFGVRGQVVEICPGPVVTMYEFAPAPGVKINKVAALADDLALALKSASIRIVAPIPGKAVIGIELANAERETVFLKEILESDAFRRHKGLLPLALGKDIVGRPVVTDLARMPHLLIAGATGTGKSVGLNAMICSLLYRHRPDTLRLLMIDPKRIELSLYDGIPHLLHPVVSEPKEATRALRWAVGEMERRYRLLEEAGARNLEGYNRAAETPLPCLVIVIDELADLMMVSSKEVEASIARLAQMARAAGIHLLVATQRPSVDVLTGLIKANFPARLSFKVSSKVDSRTILDVMGAERLLGMGDMLLLPPGAATLERIHGAFVSEGEIQKIAGFLRDQGEPDYDPTVVEPVEGEGGEEAPGGTGGEVDALYDRAVELVTRSGQASISMVQRRLRVGYNRAARMIEQMERDGIVSPTDGMGRRQVLARGYPEE, from the coding sequence ATGCCCCGAGACGATTCCAGAGTCCGGACCGCCTCCCCCGCCGGAGAACGTCCCTTCGGGGCCGAGATCCTCGGCCTCTGCCTCGTGGCCCTCGCCCTCTTCACCCTGGCCGCCCTGGCGAGTTACTCCCCGGACGACCCGGCCTGGAACCACCCCTCCCTGCACGCGGCGCGGAACTGGATGGGCCCGGTGGGGGCGCACCTGGCGGCCTTCCTCCGCGACGTCCTGGGCTACGCCGCCTACTGGGTGCCCGTCCTCTTCGTGGGGCTGGCCCTCCGGGCGGGGTGGCGGCGCCTGGCCTGGACGCCCTCGCTCCCCTGGATGGCGGGCGGATGGGCGGCGGTGGTGCTGGCCACGGCCGGGCTCCTCGGCCTCGGCACCCTGGGAGATGCCGCCGGGGCGGGCCTTCCCGGGGGCCTGGCGGGCTGGGCCCTGGCCCGGTTCCTCGCCACGTGGTTCGGGGGGGCCGGCGCGGCCCTCCTCCTCCTGGTGGCCCTGGTGGCCGGGCTCCTGGCGGCCACGCCCCTCACCCTGGCCCGCGCCTGGGCCTTGCTGGCCGCCCTGGCGGCCAGGCGCCCCGAACCCGCCGGGGCGCCTCCCCGCGCCCGCAGCGGGGGACGGCGCCCGCCGGCCCCGGCCGGCGGCGAAGCGGCCTCCGTGCCCCACATCGCCACCCCGCGCCCGCTTCCCGGGCCGGCCGAGGAGGGCGGCGACACGGAGGAATTCAAGGTCTCGCCGGTGACCGGGGCCTTCCGCCTGCCGCCCCTCGCCTTTCTCGAGACCCCGCCCCCGGCCGAGACGGAGATCGCCCGGGAGGAATACCTGGCCAACGCCCAGGCCCTGGAGCGGCGCCTCCACGACTTCGGCGTGCGGGGCCAGGTGGTGGAGATCTGCCCGGGCCCGGTGGTCACCATGTACGAGTTCGCCCCGGCCCCCGGGGTCAAGATCAACAAGGTGGCCGCCCTGGCCGACGACCTGGCCCTGGCGCTCAAATCCGCCAGCATCCGCATCGTGGCCCCCATCCCGGGCAAGGCCGTCATCGGCATCGAACTCGCCAACGCGGAACGCGAGACCGTCTTCCTGAAGGAGATCCTCGAGAGCGACGCCTTCCGGCGCCACAAGGGCCTGCTCCCCCTGGCCCTCGGCAAGGACATCGTCGGCCGGCCCGTGGTGACCGACCTCGCCCGCATGCCCCACCTCCTCATCGCCGGGGCCACGGGCACGGGGAAGAGCGTGGGCCTCAACGCCATGATCTGTTCCCTCCTCTATCGGCACCGGCCCGACACGCTGCGGCTGCTCATGATCGACCCGAAGCGGATCGAGCTCTCCCTCTACGACGGCATCCCCCACCTCCTCCACCCGGTGGTGAGCGAGCCCAAGGAGGCCACCCGGGCCCTCCGCTGGGCGGTGGGCGAGATGGAGCGCCGCTACCGGCTCCTCGAGGAGGCCGGAGCCCGGAACCTCGAGGGCTACAACCGGGCCGCCGAGACCCCCCTCCCGTGCCTCGTGATCGTCATCGACGAGCTGGCGGACCTCATGATGGTCTCGTCCAAGGAGGTGGAGGCCAGCATCGCGCGCCTGGCCCAGATGGCACGAGCCGCGGGCATCCACCTCCTGGTGGCCACCCAGCGGCCGTCGGTGGACGTCCTCACCGGCCTCATCAAGGCCAACTTCCCCGCGCGGCTGTCCTTCAAGGTCTCCTCCAAGGTGGACTCCCGGACCATCCTCGACGTGATGGGGGCCGAGCGGCTCCTCGGCATGGGCGACATGCTCTTGCTTCCGCCCGGCGCGGCCACCCTGGAACGGATCCACGGGGCCTTCGTCTCGGAGGGGGAGATCCAGAAGATCGCCGGGTTCCTCCGCGACCAGGGCGAGCCGGACTACGACCCCACCGTGGTGGAGCCGGTGGAGGGCGAAGGGGGGGAGGAGGCCCCCGGCGGCACCGGCGGCGAGGTGGACGCCCTCTACGACCGGGCGGTGGAACTCGTCACCCGGAGCGGCCAGGCCTCCATCTCCATGGTGCAGCGCCGCCTGCGCGTGGGCTACAACCGGGCCGCCCGAATGATCGAACAGATGGAACGCGACGGCATCGTGAGCCCCACCGACGGCATGGGGCGCCGGCAGGTCTTGGCCCGGGGCTACCCCGAGGAATAG
- a CDS encoding P-loop NTPase, translating into MKIAISGKGGVGKSTVSAFVVGALADRGRRVLAIDADPSPHLARLLDFPGAEEIRPIAEMTDLLRERSERDGPFYRLNPKVDDLPGRFMRRRGNVALMVLGAIQQGGAGCACADNAVLRNLLNTLLFAPDEDVVLDMEAGVEHLGRGTVAGVDRLLVVVQPYRGSLETARKIQGLAADLGLSHLGFVANQVRGEGDLDFVRGELGMDPVGVFPASDAVREAERAGRPVWEADSALREAAARLLDGLGA; encoded by the coding sequence ATGAAGATCGCCATCAGTGGAAAGGGGGGGGTCGGCAAGAGCACGGTGAGCGCCTTTGTCGTGGGCGCCCTGGCCGATCGGGGGCGCCGGGTGCTCGCCATCGACGCCGACCCGAGCCCGCATCTGGCCCGACTCCTCGACTTCCCCGGGGCCGAGGAGATCCGCCCCATCGCCGAGATGACCGATCTCCTCCGGGAGCGCTCCGAGCGCGACGGGCCCTTCTATCGATTGAATCCCAAGGTGGACGACCTGCCCGGGCGGTTCATGCGCCGGCGGGGGAACGTGGCGCTCATGGTGCTCGGGGCCATCCAGCAGGGGGGCGCCGGCTGCGCCTGCGCCGACAACGCCGTGCTCCGGAACCTGCTCAACACTCTGCTCTTCGCCCCGGACGAAGACGTGGTCCTCGACATGGAGGCCGGGGTGGAACACCTCGGGCGGGGGACGGTGGCCGGCGTGGACCGCCTCCTGGTGGTGGTCCAGCCCTACCGGGGCAGCCTCGAGACCGCCCGCAAGATCCAGGGCCTCGCCGCCGACCTCGGCCTCTCCCACCTCGGGTTCGTGGCGAACCAGGTCCGGGGGGAGGGCGACCTCGACTTCGTGCGCGGGGAACTCGGCATGGACCCGGTGGGGGTCTTCCCGGCCTCCGACGCGGTCCGCGAGGCGGAGCGGGCGGGGCGCCCCGTGTGGGAGGCGGACTCCGCCCTCCGCGAGGCGGCGGCCCGGCTGCTCGATGGGCTGGGGGCCTAG
- the folE2 gene encoding GTP cyclohydrolase FolE2 — protein sequence MADVQSRRDDRHIPLSRVGIKNIRYPITVLDKANGTQQTVASINMYVNLPHHFKGTHMSRFVEILNRYRREINVRTLADILAEVKQRLEAEEAHLEVDFPYFIEKAAPVTGTPGLVEYRCGLHGTLCRTLDMRLVARVPINTVCPCSKEISDFGAHNQRGEVRVEVRFDQFLWLEDVIRVVEAASSSEVYSVLKRPDEKFVTEQGYEHPMFVEDVVRSACQGLRELPGVTWFSVEAENFESIHNHSAYAATEWRADYGCG from the coding sequence CTGGCCGACGTCCAGAGTCGGAGAGACGACCGGCACATCCCGCTAAGCCGCGTCGGCATCAAGAACATCCGCTATCCCATCACCGTGCTCGACAAGGCCAACGGCACGCAGCAGACCGTGGCCAGCATCAACATGTACGTGAACCTCCCCCACCACTTCAAGGGCACCCACATGAGCCGGTTCGTGGAGATCCTGAACCGGTACCGGCGCGAGATCAACGTCCGGACCCTGGCCGACATCCTGGCCGAGGTGAAGCAACGGCTCGAGGCCGAGGAGGCCCACCTGGAGGTGGATTTCCCCTACTTCATCGAGAAGGCCGCCCCGGTGACCGGCACCCCGGGCCTCGTGGAGTACCGGTGCGGCCTCCACGGGACCCTCTGCCGGACGCTCGACATGCGCCTCGTGGCCCGGGTGCCCATCAACACCGTCTGCCCGTGCTCCAAGGAGATCTCGGATTTCGGGGCCCACAACCAGCGGGGCGAGGTGCGGGTGGAGGTCCGGTTCGACCAGTTCTTGTGGCTCGAGGACGTGATCCGCGTGGTGGAGGCCGCCTCCTCCTCGGAGGTCTATTCCGTTCTGAAGCGGCCCGACGAGAAGTTCGTCACGGAGCAGGGCTACGAGCACCCCATGTTCGTGGAGGACGTGGTCCGTTCCGCCTGCCAGGGCCTGAGGGAGCTGCCCGGGGTGACCTGGTTCAGCGTGGAGGCCGAGAACTTCGAATCCATCCACAACCACTCGGCCTACGCCGCCACCGAGTGGCGGGCCGACTACGGCTGCGGCTGA